One Strigops habroptila isolate Jane chromosome 19, bStrHab1.2.pri, whole genome shotgun sequence genomic window carries:
- the CCDC43 gene encoding coiled-coil domain-containing protein 43 — translation MAAPGREEAAAAGGFAAWLAARLEALGLDRAVYGAYIQGLLREEESDEERLEALRGVLAACLEEDLLHDVCREVVEKWSESQIVDATEEKADEIQAIASMMEKQAKIVVKPKEVSQEEKQRKAALLAQYANVTDEEDGEDEQDGLIATAVNIGSEKSLFRNTNVEDVVNARKLERELLRDEFQKKKEQDKVQREKEKLAKQERKEKEKKRTQKGERKR, via the exons atggcggcgcccGGCAGGGaagaggcggcggcggcgggagggtTCGCGGCCTGGCTGGCGGCGCGGCTGGAGGCGCTGGGGCTCGACCGGGCCGTGTACGGTGCCTACATCCAGGGGCTGCTCCGAGAGGAGGAGAGCGACGAGGAGCGGCTGGAGGCGCTGCGCGGGGTCCTGGCCGCCTGCCTG GAAGAAGATCTCTTACACGATGTTTGCAGGGAAGTAGTGGAGAAGTGGTCTGAATCCCAGATTGTTGACgccacagaggaaaaagcag ATGAGATCCAAGCCATTGCCAGCATGATGGAGAAGCAGGCCAAGATTGTGGTGAAGCCGAAAGAGGTCTCCcaggaggagaagcaaaggaaagctgCCCTCCTGGCCCAGTATGCCAACGTGACAGATGAGGAGGA TGGTGAGGATGAACAGGATGGATTGATTGCGACGGCAGTAAATATCGGGTCAGAAAAAT CGCTATTCCGAAACACCAACGTGGAGGATGTGGTGAATGCCAGAAAGCTGGAACGGGAGCTGCTGCGGGATGagttccagaagaaaaaagagcaagataAAGTCCAGCGAGAGAAGGAGAAGCTGGCCAAGCAGGAGcggaaggaaaaggagaagaaaaggacaCAGAAAGGCGAGCGGAAGCGGTAG